Sequence from the Hamadaea flava genome:
GCCGTCGGCTTCCGCGTCCTGACCACCCCGGGCGGGCCGCGCCGATAGGCTCGGTTGCGTGGCTGACCAGGTCGAGAATGCCTCGGCGGTACGCACAACGAGCGACTGGATGGCGGTGATCCGTCACCGGGAGTCCACCGAACCCGACGCTTACCTGGTCGACCCGTACGCCGAACGGCTGGGCGGCTCCGAGGCGCTGGTGGCGTACCTGGCGAAGCTGGGCGGCCCGAACGAGGTGGTGATCACCCGGGGGCGCTTCGGCGACGCCGTGATCGCCGAGGCGCTCGGCTCGGGCGTCGACCAGGTCGCGATCCTCGCCTCCGGTTCGGACACCCGGCCGTGGCGGCTGCCGATGCCGGGTGCCACGGTGTACGAGGCCGACCTGCCGGGCCAGGTCGAGACGAAGATCGCGACCTTGGCCCGGGCCGGCGTCAGCCCGGCCGGGCAGGTCGCGGTCGACGTCGATCTGCGTACGCCGTGGGCGGGGCGGCTCACCGAAGCCGGGCTCGACCCGCGCCGCCCGGCGGTGTTCCTGGTGGAGGGCCTGTTCTACTACTTCCCGGCCGATGAGGCGGATCTGCTGCTCGACCGGCTCGGCTCGATTGCCGCCGAGGGTTCCCGGCTGGCCTTCGACATCCCCGACTCGGCGTACGCCGACGAACCGGCCAACGCGGAGTTCCTCGCGTACATGCTGGACCGGGGTTCGCCGTTCGTCGGGGCCAGTGCCGATCCGGTGCGCTGGCTGGCCGGGCACGGCTGGGACGCGTCGGCGTACCTGGCCGCCGACCTCGGTTCGAGCGGGCTCGTGCCGGCACCGCCGGCTCGGCTGGTCCGGCCCGACCGTCCGATCTGGCACGTCGGTGCCCGCCGCCGGTGATCGCCTCGCTTCCGTGGTCTGTTTGTTATGACGATCTCCGGAAGGCTGGATACCCCACCGCTGCAAGATCAGGTGTCGGGCACTCCGGAGATCCACACCGCACCCGCGGCACGAACTCACCGATTCGCCAGACAAATCGGCAAGTGGCCGAGACACTCGACAGCATGCGGCTGATCTTCGACAACGTCCGTGTCTTCGACGGCGTACAGGAGAACCTGTCAGCGCCGGCACGGGTAGTCGTCGAGGACGGCCTCATCGCCGAGGTCACGGGGCTCGACGCCGCCGACGCCGGAAGCGGTCCGGCTGGGACGGTGATCGACGGCGGCGGCCGGGTGCTCATGCCCGGCCTGATCGACGCCCATTGGCACGCCATGATGGCGAGCCTGCCGATGGCGCAGCTGGCCACGGCCGACCTCGGCTACATCTACCTGGCGGCGGGCCGGGAAGCCGAGCGTACGCTGTTGCGGGGGTTCACCACGGTCCGCGACGCGGGCGGGCCGAGCTTCGGCCTCAAGCAGGCCGTCGACGACGGGCTGATCCACGGCCCCCGGATCTATCCCAGCGGCGCGTTCATCAGCCAGACCTCCGGGCACGGCGACTTCCGTACCCCGCACGACCTGCCCAAGCATGGGCTGACCTTCATCGAGACGGCCGGTGTCACGGCGATCGCCGACGGCGTGGACGAGGTGCTGCGGGCAACCCGGGAACAGCTGATGCGGGGCGCCAGCCAGATCAAGCTGATGGCGGGCGGCGGCGTCGCCTCCCCGCACGATCCGCTCGACGTCACGCAGTTCACGGAGGCCGAACTGCGGGCGGCGGTGGAGGCGGCCGAGAACTGGGGCACCTACGTCATGGTGCACGCGTACACGCCGCGCTCGGTGCAGCAGGCGATCCGGGCCGGGGTGCGGTGCATCGAACACGGGCACCTGCTGGACGACGAGACCGCCGCGCAGATGGCGACCCAAGAGGTCTGGTGGTGCCTGCAACCGTTCCTCGACGACGAGGACGCCATTCCGATGGCCGACCCGGTGAACCGCGCCAAGCAGCTCACCATGGTGCAGGGCACCGACACCGCCTACGAACTCGCGCGCAGGCACGGCGTACGCGTCGCCTGGGGCACCGACACGTTGTTCGACCCGAAGCTGGCCACTCGGCAGGGCGCGCAACTGGCCAAGATGGGGCGCTGGTTCACCCCGGCCGAAGTGCTGCGCATGGCGACCTCCGGCAACGCCGAGCTGCTGGCGTTGTCGGGCGAGCGCAATCCCTATCCCCGGCCGCTGGGCGTGATCGAGCCCGGGGCGTACGCCGATCTGCTGCTCGTCGACGGCGATCCACTCGCCGATCTCGCGGTGCTCGCCGATCCGGCCAACCTCACCGTGATCATGAAGAACGGGGAGATCATCCGCGACGCGCGTACGCCCTGACTGTCGTGGTCCCGGCAGCACTGTCGCGACTGGACACCGCGGGCGATAGCATCCCACGCGGCGGTTCGCCGCCGACCCCGTGAACCACAACGTAAGGAGAGATCCCTTGCTGGGACTCGAGAAGAAGCTCATGAAGCAGTGGGAGGGCAAGAGCGCGCAGGAGCTCGCCGACGCCCCCGTCACCGCGCTGGAGGGTCTGACCAAGGAGGACGCCGAGTACCTCGACAAGGCGTTCGGCATCAAGACGGTCCGCGACCTGGCCAAGCAGAAGCACTTCAAGTGGGCGCAGGCGATCGTCACCCTCGCCGACTGAGGTTGTAGATAGCTCACGCAGCAGGCCCCGCCGATCGGCGGGGCCTGCTGCGTCGTCCGCTGGATGCGGTGTCCGGTGGATGCAGTGTCAGCGTGCCCCGGCGGGCACCGCCTCGGCGGGTTCCCGCTGGCCGCCGACGGCCGGGGCGAGCGCCCGCAGGATGTCGTCGACCCGCTGCTTGGCGTCGCCGAACAGCATCTGCGTGTTCTCCCGGAAGAACAGCGGGTTCTGCACGCCCGCGTACCCGGTGGCCATCGAGCGCTTGAAGACCACGACGTTGGCCGCCTCCCATACCCGCAGCACCGGCATCCCCGCGATGGGGCTGCCCGGGTCGGCCGCGGCCGGGTTGACCGTGTCGTTCGCGCCGATCACGAGGACCACCGTGGTGTCGGCGAGGTCGTCGTTGATCTCGTCCATCTCCAGCACGATGTCGTACGGGACATGGGCCTCGGCGAGCAGCACGTTCATGTGGCCGGGCAGGCGGCCGGCGACCGGGTGGATGCCGAAGCGCACCTCGACGCCGTGCGACCGCAGAATCCGGGTCAGTTCCGCGATCGGGTACTGAGCCTGTGCCACCGCCATGCCGTACCCGGGCGTGATGACCACGGAGGACGCGTTGCGCAGCAGTTCGGCGACCTCCTCGGCGTTCGTCTCGCGGTACTCCCCCAGATCCTCGTCGCCGCCGGTGGCCGCCGCCACGCCGAAGCCGCCCGCGATCACGGAGATGAACGAGCGGTTCATCGCCTGGCACATGATGTAGGACAGGTACGCACCCGACGAGCCGACCAGCGCCCCGGTCACGATCAGGAGGTTGTTGTTGAGCAGGAATCCCGAGGCGGCCGCGGCCCAGCCGGAGTAGCTGTTCAGCATCGAGACCACCACCGGCATGTCCCCGCCGCCGATCGAGGCGACGAGGTGCCAGCCGAGCGCCAGCGCGAGGACGGTCACCGCGGTCAGCAGCCACACGTTCGGGCGTACCACGAAGACGACGGTGAGGACCGCGAACGCGACCAGCGCGCCCAGATTGAGCACGTTGCGGGCCGGGAGCATGAGCGGCGCGGACTTGATGCGGGCGGACAGCTTGAGGTACGCCACGATCGAGCCGGTGAAGGTGACCGCGCCGATGAACACCCCGATGAACACCTCGCCGTGGTGGATACGCAGCAGCGCGCCGGTCATCCCCTCGTGGCCCTCGCCGGACTCGACGCCGAGGTAGCCGTTCCAGCCGACGAGGACGGCGGCCAGGCCGACGAAGCTGTGCATCACGGCGATCAGCTCGGGCATGCCGGTCATCTCGACGACGCGGGCCCGCCAGATGCCGAGGCCGCCGCCGACGAGCAAGGCGACCGCCAGCAGCGCGACGCCCATGGCGCTGATGCTGCGGGAGGCGAGCCCGACGGTGGCGACGAGCGCGATGGTCATCCCGGCGATGCCGAACGCGACGCCGTTACGTGACGTCTCGTGCTTGGACAGTCCGGCGAGGCTCAACACGAAGAGCAACGCCGCGACGATGTACGCCGCCTGCGCGGCGGTGACAGCATTCATCTCGATCAGCCCTTCGAGAACATGCTCAGCATGCGCCGGGTGACGGCGAAGCCGCCGAGGATGTTGACGCTGGCCAGCAGGACGGCGACGAACGACAGCCCGGTGACGACGGCGTCACCCTGGCCGATCTGGAGCAGCGCGCCGACCACGATGATGCCGGAGATCGCGTTCGTGACCGACATCAGCGGGGTGTGCAGCGCGTGGTGGACCTTGCCGACGACGTAGTACCCGATGACGACGGCGAGCGAGAAGACGGTGAAGTTGCCGATCAGCTGGTTCGGCGCGAATGCCGTGACCAGGAACAGCGCGGCTGCCGCCACCCCGACGAGGGTGTAGACGCGACCGGTCGAGACGGGCTTCTTCTCGGGAGCGGCGACGACGGCCACCGGCGCGGCGACCGGGGCCGCCGAGACCTGGACCGGGGGCGGCGGCCACAGCTTCTCGCCGTCGCGCACGACAGTCATGTTCCGCTGCACCACGTCGTCGAAGTCGAGGGTGAACTGGCCGTCCTTGCCGGGCGTCACGAGCTTGAGCAGGTTGACGAGGTTGGTCCCGTACAGCTGAGAGGCCTGCGCGGGCAGCCGGCCCGGCAGGTCGGTGTAGCCGATGATGGTCACGCCGTTCTCGGTCACGACGACCTCGCCGGCCTTCGTCCCGGCGACGTTGCCGCCCTGGGCCGCCGCCATGTCGACGACGACGCTGCCCGGTTTCATGCTCGCCACGTGCTCCTCGGTGAGCAGCCTCGGCGCGGGACGGCCGGGGATCAGCGCGGTGGTGATGACGATGTCGACCTCGGCGGCCTGCTCGCCGTAGATCTCGGCGGCGCGGCGGTCGTAGTCGGCGGAGGTCGCCTTGGCGTACCCGTCCGAGCTGATCTCCTGCTCCACGGTGACCTCGAGGAACTCCCCGCCCAGCGACCGGACCTGCTCGGCGACCTCCGGTCGCGGGTCGGTCGCACGCACGATCGCGCCGAGGCTCTTGGCGGCCCCGATCGCAGCGAGGCCGGCGACTCCGGCGCCGGCCACGAGGACTTTCGCGGGCGGAACCTTGCCGGCGGCGGTCACCTGCCCGGCGAAGAACCGCCCGAAGGCGTGCGCGGCCTCGACGACCGCGCGGTAGCCCGCGATGTTGGCCATCGAGCTGAGCACGTCCATGGACTGCGCCCGGGAGATCCGCGGCACGGCGTCCATCGCCAGCGCGGTCACCGGACGGGCCGCGAGCGCCTCCACCAGCTCCGGCCGCAATGCCGGGCTGAGCAGGCCGATCAGCGTCGCACCGTCTCGCAGTTCGGCGATCTCCGTCTGGGACGGGGCGTTCACCTTCACCACGATGTCGGACTGCCAGCAGTCGTCGTGGCTGCCGATCTTCGCGCCCGCCTCGGCGTACGCGTCATCGGGGAAGCTGGCGCGCGCGCCCGCTCCGGCCTCGACCATGACCTCGTATCCGAGGTTCACGAGCTGGCGCACAGTCGCCGGCGTCGCGGCGACCCGGGTTTCCCCGGCGTCCGCCTCCGCCACCACACCGAGCCGTTGACCCATGTCCGCTCCTGTCTGTCACGCGAAGGTGACCCTTCCGCGAAAGTTACAACAGGTTAGGTCAATCACGCTCGATCGTGAAGCGGGTCGGTGCAAGGTCCACGGCCTGAGAACGCGCAGCTCACGCCGCCAGCAGGCGGGGGGCGCCAGGGTGAAATTGCCCACACGTGCCAGGGACGGCTAACATCAACCTCCAGCGATGCCTCCTCAGTGGAGCGGGTTCGAGGCGTCGCCGACGACACCTGTCAAGCAGGTGCAACCGCACTGGGCAGCGGGCTGCCCCTGCGCGCCCTGCGAAAGGACCCGCATGTCCCGACCCGCTCCGCGCGCGGCGATCGCCGCCGCGCTGGCCGCGCTCGTCGCGCTCCTCGCCGCGATGCTGCTGCATCCGGCCGTCTCCCAGGCCGCCACCCCGGTACGCGTCATGCCGCTCGGCGACTCCATACCGGCTCGCCGGGCTGCTGGCGGGCGCTGCTGTGGAATCGCCTGCAGTCCACCGGGTACACCGACATCGACTTCGTCGGAACGCTGCCGCCGCAGGGCTGCGGAGTGGCGTACGACGGCGACAACGAAGGGCACGGCGGCTATCTCGCCACCAACATCGCCAACCAGAGCCTGCTCCCCGGCTGGCTCAGCGCGACCCAGCCGGACGTCGTCCTGATGCACCTCGGCACCAACGACGTCTGGAGCAACATCCCGCCCGCCACCATCCTGGCCGCGTTCAGCACGCTGGTCGACCAGATGCGGGCGAGCAACGCCTCGATGCGCGTCCTGGTCGCGAAGATCATCCCGATGAACCCGTCGAGCTGCACCGAGTGCGCTCAGCGGGCGATCGACTTCAACGCCGCGATTCCGGCCTGGGCGGCCGGGAAGACGACGGCCCAGTCGCCGATCGTCGTGGTGGACCAGTGGACCGGCTTCAGCACCGCGACGGACACCTACGACGGCGTCCACCCGAACTCGGCCGGCGACCAGAAGATGTCCGACAAGTGGTACCCGCCGCTGATCGCCCAGCTGGGCGGCGCGACGTCGTCGCCGTCGGCGAGCGCCACGGCGTCGGCCAGCACGTCGCCGTCGGCGAGCACGTCGCCGTCGGCCAGTGTTTCGCCGACCGCGTCCAGTGGGAAGAAGTGCACCGCGACCTACCGCGTGTCCAGCCAGTGGCCGGGCGGCTTCGGCGCCGAGGTCACCGTCGCGAACACCGGGACCGTCGCCCTCACCGGATGGACGGTCGTGCTGGTGTTCCCTAACGGCCAAATCGTGACGCAACTCTGGAATGGGACATTCACTCAGAGCGGCGGCACGGTGACGGTGAAGAACGTGAGCTACAACGGCTCCGTCGCACCCGGCGGCACCGCCGGGTTCGGCTTCAACGCCAGCTGGAACAACAGCGTGAACTCTGCGCCAACGGTGAGCTGCACGCCGGTCTGACGCTCGGGATCGCCCGGCTGCCGACGGTACGGTGGCCGGGCGACACGTCCGCCGACCTGCACCTTTACTTGATCGGGCGGGGCGAATAGTACGCTCGGGTGTCCGAGAACAGCCGCCCATCGGCGATGACCGACCAGACGAAGGTGGACATGACCAGCGCGCCCAAGATCACTGTCGTCGTGCCGACGTACAACGAGCGCGACAACCTGCCCAAGCTCGTCAGCCTGCTCGCCGGCCTGAACCTCCCCGAGCTGCACGTCCTGGTGGTCGACGACAACTCCCCCGACGGCACCGGCGAGGTCGCCGAGAAGCTTGCGGTCGAGGCCCCGATCCCGGTCGGCGTGCTGCACCGCACGGTCAAGGACGGGCTCGGCCGGGCGTACGTCGCCGGCATGACGCGCGCGCTCGACGAGGGCGCCGACATCGTGGTGCAGATGGACGCCGACCTGTCGCACCCGGTGACCGCCATCCCGGTGATGATCGACAAGCTCGCGACCACGGACGCGGCCGTCGTCCTCGGCTCCCGCTACGTCGCGGGCGGCGCTACGGCCAGCGAATGGCCGTGGCACCGCAAGGCGCTGTCGGCCTGGGCCAACTTCTACGTCAACACGATCCTGCAGTTGCACGTCAAGGACGCCACCGCCGGCTTCAAGGCCTGGCGCGCCGAGACCCTGCGGGCCATCGACGTCGCGTCCGTGCAGAGCAACGGGTACGCCTTCCAGGTCGAGATGAACTATCGCGTGGTCAGCCGGAAGATGCGGATCGCGGAGGTGCCGATCCGGTTCGAGGAGCGGGTCGAGGGCGCGTCGAAGATGAGCCTCGGCGTACAGCTCGAATCGGCGCTCGTGCCGTGGAAGCTGCGCTTCGGCAAGCGCTGAGCCCGCACGGC
This genomic interval carries:
- a CDS encoding class I SAM-dependent methyltransferase codes for the protein MADQVENASAVRTTSDWMAVIRHRESTEPDAYLVDPYAERLGGSEALVAYLAKLGGPNEVVITRGRFGDAVIAEALGSGVDQVAILASGSDTRPWRLPMPGATVYEADLPGQVETKIATLARAGVSPAGQVAVDVDLRTPWAGRLTEAGLDPRRPAVFLVEGLFYYFPADEADLLLDRLGSIAAEGSRLAFDIPDSAYADEPANAEFLAYMLDRGSPFVGASADPVRWLAGHGWDASAYLAADLGSSGLVPAPPARLVRPDRPIWHVGARRR
- a CDS encoding Re/Si-specific NAD(P)(+) transhydrogenase subunit alpha, which translates into the protein MGQRLGVVAEADAGETRVAATPATVRQLVNLGYEVMVEAGAGARASFPDDAYAEAGAKIGSHDDCWQSDIVVKVNAPSQTEIAELRDGATLIGLLSPALRPELVEALAARPVTALAMDAVPRISRAQSMDVLSSMANIAGYRAVVEAAHAFGRFFAGQVTAAGKVPPAKVLVAGAGVAGLAAIGAAKSLGAIVRATDPRPEVAEQVRSLGGEFLEVTVEQEISSDGYAKATSADYDRRAAEIYGEQAAEVDIVITTALIPGRPAPRLLTEEHVASMKPGSVVVDMAAAQGGNVAGTKAGEVVVTENGVTIIGYTDLPGRLPAQASQLYGTNLVNLLKLVTPGKDGQFTLDFDDVVQRNMTVVRDGEKLWPPPPVQVSAAPVAAPVAVVAAPEKKPVSTGRVYTLVGVAAAALFLVTAFAPNQLIGNFTVFSLAVVIGYYVVGKVHHALHTPLMSVTNAISGIIVVGALLQIGQGDAVVTGLSFVAVLLASVNILGGFAVTRRMLSMFSKG
- a CDS encoding cellulose binding domain-containing protein: MAYDGDNEGHGGYLATNIANQSLLPGWLSATQPDVVLMHLGTNDVWSNIPPATILAAFSTLVDQMRASNASMRVLVAKIIPMNPSSCTECAQRAIDFNAAIPAWAAGKTTAQSPIVVVDQWTGFSTATDTYDGVHPNSAGDQKMSDKWYPPLIAQLGGATSSPSASATASASTSPSASTSPSASVSPTASSGKKCTATYRVSSQWPGGFGAEVTVANTGTVALTGWTVVLVFPNGQIVTQLWNGTFTQSGGTVTVKNVSYNGSVAPGGTAGFGFNASWNNSVNSAPTVSCTPV
- the pntB gene encoding Re/Si-specific NAD(P)(+) transhydrogenase subunit beta, with translation MNAVTAAQAAYIVAALLFVLSLAGLSKHETSRNGVAFGIAGMTIALVATVGLASRSISAMGVALLAVALLVGGGLGIWRARVVEMTGMPELIAVMHSFVGLAAVLVGWNGYLGVESGEGHEGMTGALLRIHHGEVFIGVFIGAVTFTGSIVAYLKLSARIKSAPLMLPARNVLNLGALVAFAVLTVVFVVRPNVWLLTAVTVLALALGWHLVASIGGGDMPVVVSMLNSYSGWAAAASGFLLNNNLLIVTGALVGSSGAYLSYIMCQAMNRSFISVIAGGFGVAAATGGDEDLGEYRETNAEEVAELLRNASSVVITPGYGMAVAQAQYPIAELTRILRSHGVEVRFGIHPVAGRLPGHMNVLLAEAHVPYDIVLEMDEINDDLADTTVVLVIGANDTVNPAAADPGSPIAGMPVLRVWEAANVVVFKRSMATGYAGVQNPLFFRENTQMLFGDAKQRVDDILRALAPAVGGQREPAEAVPAGAR
- a CDS encoding polyprenol monophosphomannose synthase, with the protein product MTDQTKVDMTSAPKITVVVPTYNERDNLPKLVSLLAGLNLPELHVLVVDDNSPDGTGEVAEKLAVEAPIPVGVLHRTVKDGLGRAYVAGMTRALDEGADIVVQMDADLSHPVTAIPVMIDKLATTDAAVVLGSRYVAGGATASEWPWHRKALSAWANFYVNTILQLHVKDATAGFKAWRAETLRAIDVASVQSNGYAFQVEMNYRVVSRKMRIAEVPIRFEERVEGASKMSLGVQLESALVPWKLRFGKR
- a CDS encoding metal-dependent hydrolase family protein produces the protein MAETLDSMRLIFDNVRVFDGVQENLSAPARVVVEDGLIAEVTGLDAADAGSGPAGTVIDGGGRVLMPGLIDAHWHAMMASLPMAQLATADLGYIYLAAGREAERTLLRGFTTVRDAGGPSFGLKQAVDDGLIHGPRIYPSGAFISQTSGHGDFRTPHDLPKHGLTFIETAGVTAIADGVDEVLRATREQLMRGASQIKLMAGGGVASPHDPLDVTQFTEAELRAAVEAAENWGTYVMVHAYTPRSVQQAIRAGVRCIEHGHLLDDETAAQMATQEVWWCLQPFLDDEDAIPMADPVNRAKQLTMVQGTDTAYELARRHGVRVAWGTDTLFDPKLATRQGAQLAKMGRWFTPAEVLRMATSGNAELLALSGERNPYPRPLGVIEPGAYADLLLVDGDPLADLAVLADPANLTVIMKNGEIIRDARTP